The window ATATTGGTGGTTATCCGGGAAAATACAATTCAGCGGCATTAGCTTTTATCAGGCAACACAAGCCTCAACTGTTTATTTGCGGACACTCCCATATTTTAAAGGTGATGTACGACCATGACAACCAAATGCTGCATCTAAATCCCGGAGCAGCCGGAAACCATGGCTGGCACCAGGTAAAAACCCTTTTAAGGTTTTCAATATCGATGGGAAAAATAGCTGATTTAGAAATTATTGAATTGAAAAGAAAGGAGTTAAGTTGAAAATAATTTCTGAAATTTTCGGTTAATAGTCGAAAATATACAGATTAATCGCTTTTTTCCCTACCTTCGTTGCCCTTTTTTGACGACTGATGCAAATGAAGCGACTGTCCACTATTGTACTATTCATACTATTCACCTTTTATGCTATTGCCCAGCAAGCCACCCCTGCTGCTGAGCCGGTAAAAACCGAGCAAAAGGTTAAAGATAAACCTTTTAAAGAGAAAAAGGTTAGAACTAAAAACGGCAACCTGGTTACCAAATATGAGTTCCGCCCCCGGGTATTTTTGGGTGGAGGGCTTATGAAATCATTTGGTGAAGTAGTTGATTTACAAGAACCCGGTGTTCACTGGTTAGGAAATCGTTATGCTTTCGATGCCGGCATTTCACTCAACCTTTCCAATAGTTTTGATTTGAACTTGGGTTATATGCGAGGTCAATTAAGTGGTAATGAGAACAAAGGAGGCTTGCACCGTAATTTTCAATCCAAATTTCAAAACATACAACTTTCTTTTACTTATAATTTCCGTGGACTTTTTGGAAAGCCTACTGCATTCTATCCATACTTGTTGGTTGGAGGTTCCTTTATGCAATACGATGTATACCAAGATTTAAAAGGTGCGGATGGATTTCGGTATTATTACTGGTCGAATGGTGAAATTTACAATACTCCTGAAGGACAAGCTGCGGCGCGTAATCCGTATGTAAGAGATTTTGTTTATGAAACCAAGGCTTACGGAAAAACTCAAGCTACATTTGCTATTCCTTTAGGAATGGGAATTGGCTTTAATATTTCCAAAAAAATCACCCTTAAAGTAGGCTCTCAGTACTACTTAACATTTACAGACAATTTGGATGGAGACAATGTGAATGTAGATCAAACCTATGTAACCAATTCCGGACTTAGTGAAAGGAAAAAAGGAAAAGATGGTTATCTTTATACCTATGCCAATATTTCTTACAATTTCTTTCCATTGCGCGACAAGCCCAAAATTGGAGAAGCTCCGGCAGTTTATTTTGCTGATTTTGGCTTCATGAATTCTGAAGATGCCGACCAGGATGGGGTAATTGACTTATACGACAAATGCCTTGGAACACCCAAGCTAATTGCAGTAGATGCTTATGGCTGTCCGTTGGATGACGACCAAGATGGAATTCCAAACTACCTTGACAAAGAAACCAATACCGGGAAAAATCAGGTTACCGATATAAGTGGTAAGGCTATAGATCAATCCAAAATTTCCCTATCAGCTAAAGATACCACTTCTTACTTAAGACGGGATGTAACAGAAGAATTGATTATGCGTCCAATTGGAGCCCCTGACAATTCCAAATTCACCGTACATGTTGGAACCTATGGCAAAAACATGACCAATCGTTTAATGATCAAATTAAATTCGATTGAAGGTTTGGTTGAAACCAAAATCAATGATAGTTTAACGGTTTACACTATTGGATCCTACAGTGATTTTAAACAGGCCGAAGCACGTCAGAATCAATTATTAGAGGCAGGTTACGATCAGGCCTTCAGTGTTAATTCCACCAAGTTAACCAAGGTGTCAACCGATTTGAATAAGTTAGCCGGAGACCCATCTGAATTTACGAACCGCCGCAAAGAAATTAACGATTCTTTGGAACGGGAGCGTAATAAACCCAAGGAAGATGTATTGTTATTTAAGGTAGAATTAACCGAATATCGTTTACGAATTGGTTTGGAAAAAATTGCTCCTTTAATTGCAACTTACGGGGTTGAAATGCATACTACAACAGGTGGATTGAAAAAATATACCATAGGTGGTTTCAAAACACCGGAAGAGGCTGAAAAACTTAGGGAAGAAGTAATTAAGCTAGGTTTAAAAGATGCCAAAGTTGCCGCTTACCTCAACGATTTGTTCATCGAAATGAACGAAGCGATGGAGAAATACAAAGGCAAAAAATAGACATGAAACCAATGTGGTTACCCTTGATTTTGTGGGCTACCTTTTTGATCCGGCAAACGGAGAATAAAAAAGTAACCGGGCAAAAACAGGAACCAAGTAAAGAACAAGGCAAGCAGGAGTTAAAACCTAAAACCAATTCAACCAAACCGGATAGTACTTCCGGAAAGAAAGAAGAATCCGTTCCGGCTGCTAAACCAACGAATCCAAGACAAGACCCTTCCGTTACCAAACTTAAAAACACCAGAAGGGTTGATTTGGACAAGATTAGAACTACCAAGCCCGGCAACGGACGATAACCAACTATTTCTGTAAAAAAATCTTAAGGAAATAGGTTAAGGTAGTGCTCAAAACCGGGCA of the Bacteroidia bacterium genome contains:
- a CDS encoding metallophosphatase family protein, producing the protein MTKVGLISDTHGFVDPAVYKHFANCDELWHAGDIGTVSVVEELQNFKPLRIITGNIDGQELRSFVPSNLVFEVEGVKVAMTHIGGYPGKYNSAALAFIRQHKPQLFICGHSHILKVMYDHDNQMLHLNPGAAGNHGWHQVKTLLRFSISMGKIADLEIIELKRKELS